The genomic DNA TTGATATATCAACCATTTCCTTGAAAATATTACAggctaaattataatttagctcTATCACCAccacaaaaattattatcgaCTCTGTAATCGGCTGATAATAAAGAGTATTCTACAGTTTTGGTTGGACAGATTAACAGATTTGGTTGGACTATTGGGTAggaagataaaattttatgtttacgtAGCTACAAAGCGCGTTACGTTGGAAAGCCTGGCTTAAGATCATGCGAATTTAAAGCTAAGTAGACTTTCGcttgcactttttcacatcatacTTATTCTAAATCAAACGATACTTCTCGAAGCTGCAAACTATTAACATCTAATACTTAAGTTGGGGTCATACCTTGTCAGTGTACATCCTGTCCAGCTCCTTCGTTCTGGAGAGGATGGTGGCGGACCGTCTGTGGCCGATGGGCAGATGCTGGCACGTGAATATCGCCGCGTAATTCGTATAGTCCGTTGACAGCACGATGTAGCTCGCTGATCCTGCCACACCTGAAAATTActctttatattttgatagttCTAATAgaaagaattttgagataaaatatacctcttgtataattatttttcaaatacttacgtttttatgGAGCAGTGCCatgtactttataaagcgccattgactatcagacttGTGGATCAAATCCTACaggaatcgcgtactttcggaacaaaatcaattaccctatgtgttaatccaagttATCAACTACCTCAATaccaagtttcataaaaaaccTTTGCGTATGGTGTTGCCTCTTATTCCTTAGTCGCTGGGTACAACACCCATGAGTATAGTGTattcctattctaggacgggaACTACACACCACGGTCTTCCAATTActcaaacaaacttacttagaGGGAAGTTGACTTTCATTTTCGCAGGCACTGATGGGTCAGGAACAGTCAGTACTCCCTTGTatctgaaattaatatatttttttacaataagcacctatatgtatattttttatttatttttttggctTGATTGAGAAGAAATCACCACTCACTTGTAATCATGCTTGAGTGGAGTGAGCCCCAGTATGAAGTGCTGTGAAATCTGCTCGATCTCATATTTCCCTGGCTCCGGGGTCTTGGTGAAGTTGTATGTGATGCAATGTGACGCAGTGGAGGTCTTCTGCATCACGTACCACACTCCTAGTAGCTGGAAACAGAAAGTAAGGATTTTTAgacttttgtaaaatactgCTTTAGAAATTGGAACGTAAATtcgctttttttttgttattatttacatatttacaagtttcggtatattttttccttatcCTATCTATATTATAAGCCATGTTTTATGATTTCAGGTCAATGGGAAGTAATTTAAGTACACTTATATAAGTTCatgtagtaggtactccgtacctACAAAGTAATTCCATGACATGTATACATTCTGATtctcaatcaatcaattttatatgataTGATGACAGTTTCACGATTCGTGCATTAGGAATACTATATTGTTATGAGAGACACttttataacataacaatGCATATATATACCCATTGTCAGTCTATTTGCAttcattattgtaatatatatagtacagtTTGCACTGTGGACGTCGGTGAACATGTGTTGCGCATACGCATACGGTGAGAACTGCCAACTGATGTACAgacagcaaaaaatatttttatacatctattttcaaaatattttttttttgcatactTCCTTGGTCTAccactaaattaataaaaacttcgaCACTTTTTGACTGCGGAAGGAACCGGGAGATGAGATGATCGAGAAAGGGAGGACGGTCAAGAACGAGATGACGCGACAACTTTGCGCGTGGTTATATTATAAGATTGCTATTTTTTCTCCAGTAATACGCCTAATAGAATTTCCAATACAATAAAGTACTATAACTttcaaagtatattttcaactTGTTTTATATCCTTATCGTCGttctgtacaattaaaataataggaGCTATGTAAAAGGTAATATTCTCTTTCTACTTGTACTGTGATTCTACAAAACGAAAACCaattagatataaatttaaatttgtgcaGCACTTTTCTACTGCTTTCTTTGTAGGTACGCATTTCTTTTGTGCGCAATAGacagtttacaaacaaacttaattataataaacataaagatgtggtggtggtgtaatggtccccgcctgtggatcgaaagatcccacgttcgaatcctacacgtgccacatgagtttgtataccaatctgactcatgtatagtagttttcatcgaccaccacttgcttccggtgaaggaaaaacatcgtgaggaaacctgcacacttgtatgtgaaatggaaaaggcaatgtcaaaccactccattaataatgccaagaaagttgttaagtgtatttcattccatgtaatgaatcagttatgaggaatacgactgtgaagaagaaaacataaaaataaatccttataatattataaaacatagtcctctgccgcgtctctctgtctgtttgtctgtttgtgataaactcaaaaactgctgcacggattttcatgcggattacaccaatagacagtgtggtttaggtgtataatttattatgttttacccgagcgaagtcgggtcGGGCCCctagtaaataatacttaaagatattttattttagtaactaCATTAATATAGGCTGCTGTCGGTACTTACATACGAATACAACAACAATGACTTTCATAAATAAGGTTCACGTGTGTTGATAGTAACTGAAAGTGTCGATACGATATCGGAGCCTTGCAAGCCGAGCAACGGGCAACGTTCTTGAAAAGGGCGGCCACGATCCTGTGATGGGATACTGCAGTTGTTTTAGTCAGCggtgatcacttaccatcTGTTACGCTTGCTTGTTTGCCGCCAAATTCCATAAAAGTATCGatatttgtttcattcatATTGTATAATCGAATTGACCTTTTACGATTATTACGCAAATGTGATTTGGATCGCGAATAGTATTGTGAGTTTTACATAACCTGTACAATGCTGTACATGAAGTTTACAACCAACATTTTAGATACTTGAACTTCATATGCaatgatttttaattgttttttttttcttcttctagttgtaatttcatgtaaaaatgatattatattaagtaagtaaataataattaacataggtacctatccCAACTTTGCAATCATATTTGCACTATATTGATTGTACTATTACTAAAAGAAGGTTAAAAATggaagttaaatttattaagacCAGattttgcccggggcttcgctcccgcgggaattttgagacaaaatatagcctataacaatgtTGGATAAACCTTTATAATGGCGAAAGAATTTTTtgaatcggttcggtagtttcggagaatacccgcaaacaaacatacaaactcacaaacgtttacctcttatatatatatatatatatatatatatatatatatatatatatatatatatatatatatatatatatatatatatatatagtatagatagagGAAAAAGATGTACCAAGGAGAACATTGCGGGACGATATTGATAAATTCCTAtcaatattacttaatttacaaTAGAAAGAGACGAGTGCAACAGTGAAACACAACGTCTAGGTAATTAATCATCATCTTATTCGTATCACTCTTGACAGAGTGGTCGTGGTCAACATGGTTTTTGATTCTGGGAGGCAGGTGTGGCTCGCCGTACGATGTCCCGCCATCTCTCCCTGCTTGTAGTCATCCTGCACTCGTGTACCAGTGTGTGTAGTTGATTATAGATCGATTGGACACTTTATTTAGTGTGGCGCTATTATCTTTACTAGAGATCACGGGGCGAGATTCAACATCATAATCTTTTTTATCATTTGCCACCATTTCGGGTCGGCAAAATATATCTTCTCTATCCATATCTATGTATCTGTTTCCTGTCATAATCGCGTCCACTCGTACTCCTTCTGCCTCACACAGTCCATCCATccctttctttatttcttcaacgttcttttaagttaaatattcGTCATCTTTCCCAATGAGATGCCAATTCAATATATTACTCCTTAGTTTTTCATAACGACCAACAAAACCGATCAACTTATTCCGTGATTTCGGTCAACTTCTcagtattttctaaattttctaATATCTAGTAAGTATGTTATCTCGAAGACAAAGAATGTCAGCGTTAGGTCTGAGTCACCGGTGTCAATCTCCTGTGTGACCGGTTTATGAGGccgataaattatattgtttaccaTTTGACACATTCTAGGTCGCATCTGACTGTAATAATCTAGCTCTGACCCTCGGCTTCACTCGCGTATATTTCGACCCACCCCCCTACGTCTAAAATAACAAGTTATTTTACAAagctatttacaaaatttctgtAGCATTTTCTCGTCAGTGAAGATCAGAAATTGTGCGTCTAACTATTCATATTGATAACCTTTTGAACTCCACACACAGTTCCAGTAATTACAAGTGTGATAAGACACTTTTGAGtcgtaaataacaataaaattaacttaaactcagctattatatgtacctaatggTTTAACGCaatgcagatattttttattaattacgtacTAGGTACATTACGTACATCTAAGAAAGTTGTAATTGTAACTAGTACGTAAATTAGGATTgtcatttatgtaaattatacattattcttaccaaaatttgaatttcaaactGCAATTTTTGGGATCAAGTTGCCAGATAAgacaaacttataaaataattacaagtgagagtgatttatttgtaaaacattgaGATAATAGGTAAGACGTGTATTAGGACTGAATGTTTCCACGGGTCCGGACCCGTTTCCACAATGTATTTCCTGTTATTTAAGTTAGATCGCACATAATAATACAATCACAATACAGAAAACTTGAATtacgatattaaataaatagtgctGTAAAAAACTTACCCGATTCATTTCGAATCCCGGCATGGGCTCCACAATGGGGCACTCCCCCAGGTGGTAGGTGTGTGAGTAGACCCCATGGCAGGCCGCCAGCAGGGCTCCAAATAATAGCAAACTCCTCATATTTATCACAAATAACGTGCGTTCTCCGCTACGGTCAACGACAGACTGAAACGAATACAAGTCTCCATTCATATATAGAAGCGCGCGttcaaaataatgtatgtgtCATTGGAACTCAACTGTACAATCGACTGCATGTCACGTTACCCTGTTTTGAGCTTTTATGCAGTTGTAATAACTGCTACTTTGCAATTTCAGGTAGTTTTATGTGATGACACTACCGCGTACAATATTCTGAGAAATGTTTGTTAATTaagattaatttaatgaaaacagGGTGTTGACGAGGAAGGAAGACTGTTGTCTGCAGATAGGTCTATTTACCTTGCTATAGATAACTACTTATAATGTCTGTAAAACTGATTTTGACCTATATCAAGCCTAAGGTTCAGTAGATCtaaacggttttttttttcatattgacaAGAAAGTAAAACTGTTGAAACCTTTCGTCAGGTAGAAACCGTACTGGCTAccttagaaaaataatagtttcgCTTTAACCTAAAAATGAAATCTTCAATCAATTTCTTATAACTGAACGAAATTCCTCATCTATATCAGAACTTAGTTCCTGCGTGCTCTATCTCTAAAAGAACGATACAACTTTTGCCTTTTTCTTTCTCATCCATAATTGAGTTAACTCTTTCCCTTCCCTCTCGTATTCATCTGTCTCGCTGTTCGTAGTTCAAGTCTTTTTCTCAGTAACGcttataagtattaaattaaaagtgtaaattaaatactgtGATCTACGGTCTCTTTCAGCTGTGAAGAAATCGaacttttaagaaaaaaattataacggAAAGTTCACATCAATTGAAAAAATCGCTCATTTACTCTGTAAGCAACAAAAATGTGGCAAAATGTTCTCAATTTGAAACACAATGGGACATTGTGATTGATCATCATCGGGGACGACAACGGGTGTCATTTTGCAACTGCATTGGATCGTTGTTGACAGATATTTCCGTTACCGATGCGGTGTCAAATGGAATGTACCTACTCTTTAAACTACATCATGGTTTGTGTTACATTaggatttatatatatatatatatatatatatatatatatatatatatatatatatatatatattctgcTGTCTTGACAGCAGTTACAAAGCAGTTGACAGTAGGTACATGAGTCATGACTACAATAACTGAAAGTGTCATACAAACTGTGAACCATATTTTTGTGAGAAACATCATTCGTCATTCCAATACAAAGCGATGACCTTTCAACTTGTAACTTGAGATTACGATAAATGTTTAATcgcatttaaaaaacaaaagaaacttGAAACATTATTCATCGTGCCTGCAAGTATTGAagataatttagatttaaaattcttGTACGTATTTTGATAGTTTAGCTTTAAgactaaaagaaaaatatctacttAGTATAGAAGGTGTAAAGCCAGCTAGCTATACATGATCGCAAAACATTTCGCCGAATTTTGGTGCATTATgattgtttttcatttcagtAAAAAGCtttcattttcatacaaacacgAACACAATACGAACACTGCGTAGAGTGTTCGTTCGCGCATCTTTATAAGTTCAGCGATAGAGTGAAGCTGACATAAGATGTTTTATGATGGGGTTTAGCTAATCActacaaaatatgtaaacacAAAGTCTAAGCTATCAccataggtatatttttatgcagttttcactgttatttcgattattttcagtatcaaataatttatttgcataaatgtagGTGATATAAGATGTTACAGATTGATGCTCAGTGCCTATTACTTTCAAAGCatgcaaaaatttaaaaattgtaattaacatgtcaagaaaaaaaatataataataacagttaCAATTCCTCATtacattcaatattattgttaaataagAAGTCATCAAtactataataacattttttaattagcacCTAAGttcttttcttattttgttttatgtgtgTGAGAACgccagtttaaaataaaaatattctttcattCCATAATAAGTCCTTGATTCtttaataatacctacttattcctAAGGTTTCGATCCACAATGATAGGAGCACATTCGTAATATTGAAGCGCTTTGAAACCGGTCAATCGAGGTAAACGTAAGTCCATTATGACGATATGAGTCCGTGACTCATCTCAGAAGCCATAAAGTTATGTACACACAGCACACCAGAAGacgtatttataatgaaacataTAAACACGTGTAGCACGTTACCGTTTTCAAAAAGAGAGATCGTGTGTATCTCTTTTCTTTTACAGCAGAAAAAGAGACAGTATGTGGTTAGGTAACGTGTtacatttgtatgtttattggTAGCCCCCAgttcttattttctttaattttactttacctGATCACCTATGTTGGCAAATCTCGCAAGATATAGACAAATAGGCAGCCTTAATTTTTGATGAATCTGGTGAACATTGTCTACCAGCATACAGGTTACcttattatgtacctatatatccGTTCACCGGTAGCAAgttgaatattaaatacttaccgATATGAGAGCCAAAAGCATTGAGATCTTGCaatgaaagaaattttaaaaccttattaaaaccaatattattttaattcgttttttattcatttagttttattattttgaagtagtaatttgaaagtaataaaattttctaaagagcaaaaatattttttttttaatacgaaaAATTATAGTGttatgaattataatttatagtgtTAGTACACGGCCTTATGTCTCAATGCTTTGTAACCGTGTGTCACagtgtatttgttacaattcaATACAGAAACATATATAACCATCacataaactaaatttaaatatgaatcattattttgtctaGGTTTTCGCAAGTAGAACATTCGTTTAACAAACTTCGTAAAAGAGCAGTAATATATACCGTACAAGGTCCTTGGAACCAGTGCATTCCATTTGTGAACAAAAATCTACGTATGTacgtaaataaacttttcaataaacataaatagcCACAAGTTGGCTGAAGACATTTCTGGCTGTATTCTCCTTGGCTGAAGGACTTGTCTAAATGGGGCTGTAGTTCTATTCTAACGCCGCCTTGTTTCAAAAATacgctttttttattttaggaccatgaaaaaggtaaaatgattttattttgtacatatttgttaGCACCACTCAACGTTAcagcataataaaatatgcgaaatttcactGCTAAATTGCTCTACTCATGTCTTAGTTAAAAACTGGGGTTCTGTGTTGACACAAAATGCAATactgttgtcagagagatcatGCATtcaaatcatgtccgtgcagtaaaccgttgaggagtttccgGGTCGGAAGCCGTCCCCGAATGCACCCTCAGGTCATactaatcataataatgtattgtcatcaAAACttaacgtgtgtacaaaatttcagctcaagcagttgaagatatcttctccaaaattgagttacaagacTCCACCCGAACATATAATCTACAACATGTcaatctacccaaattcattgcaaactcgcctgcgccatagaggttcgagcagggtaacttgatgtgatGCCCGCTCTCCccgtcagctttctgactggtgtgcggagtgggcttgatggtccgcgccacgctcgcgtggcgtaaggggcgggtggttagcacttgtgcttgctgcccgcccaggtcggggccgaaaggccggccgggggggcgtcgcggtgaaatgcctagcgaccccgtgacgtcccccataacggcagcgtgaaaacgccccaggggtttagtgggtaggctgggccgacaacaaaaaaaaaacacataatatTGCAagtataaaagcttgtaaaactCAAGCGTTCTACACTACGCTTTTGTTACTTTAGCTAGGGGTGGAAATAAGAACGTAACAACTTCACCAGTACTAAATGCAGTTTCCTGTTCACCTACAAGTGGattcaataaaatgattaagaTTGACGGTAGATTACAATATCCCTCTTACTATTCATACCTACCTGTCCTGGGCGGTGCAATTTTCTGGTTTGTGTGACTCAGACTCAAGGTTTACGTAGAGAACCAATGATTGCCGCTTCCGCTTGTTCTACtggcttttgctcgcggcttcgcccgcgctCATCCCACGggtacagttatttttccgtgaTAACAGttatatgtccttctccatacttcaatctAGATTTAggcaaaatttcataaagatTGGTTAGGTAAGTATGAACGTGAAGaggttacaaacaaataaaaaaacttactttcgcatttataatggtAGTTATGATTTGTTCTACTGTTCCAAGAAAGGGAAAACACAAGAAGTGCTGGCGTGATATCGTCcaggatattaaaattaaaaccacgGTACCGTAATATCACCAAGTCCTTAGCTTCGGGACACCATGGACCAGCTGTCTCAACAGCGACTGGAACAACATTGACTGCGAGGACAGAACAGaaatttaacacatttttaaccaacaaatttaaataattcgttcagaaattagattaTCACGGACACTTTTCACgtaaaatgttgtattatgtaatattttctcaaaaagctacaaactactgacatttTGGAACAACCAATGCTGATAAGAAATGCctaaagaaactaatttaaacagtgttggtccctatcacgcgtaaatgtaaatacttaCGCATTATCCTAATGTCTTTAAAACAACTACAAAAGGTTTTTaggttttcattaaataagttttaaatgaatttgatGGACAAATTCATTTCTTTAACGttcttcaaaaaatacttgagGCATATAGTTATTACCTAACCCACAAATGTTTTCTGTTCGATTTTTTCTTGTTCGAAATCAATATAACGACGTTTCAAATGCCAGATAGCTtcttttacataatttgtgtttctagaaatttaaaaagcttAGACCCAATTGAcgtaaccatagataaaagaaaatgggCATAACTTTCGAAATtcgactttaaaaaaaacaaaattgttttttcgattaataaaaaaattactacatGTTTgcactattttaaaattcgttCACTTACCTAATAGGTATCAACGAGTAAACAAACGTTGAGATATGACTCAGTGGGGTCACGACACGACACGACTGCATGTATTCAgatttatgtaacaaaattactCACATCCTCTTCGTTGTTGTATGAATGCTTTGCCGCTGGCGACTTAGGGATCAAGGACTACAATTGTCAggtttttaaaagaaatatatgtgaGATTCTACGCTAATATCAGTAGGGATCAGATCAGATCTATAGATCTGATCTGATCCTCTCAACTGAACTTATGTCCAGTTTCTTTCTCAGCCGTTGAACGAGCCCAGAGTAGACTACCCTATAGATCATAGAAAATTATGTACGTTCCTCcggcaaaaaaaattaaagaataaatcATAAGGTTTAATTGtatccattatttttttaaatactaataatcaGTGATACGAGTAAACAGCAGCCCCTCCCTGTCCCCGCTGGCAATGCGCCTTCCATCTTTTATGGCATGAAATGTTTGTTAAATCCATGTTAAATCACAGGCATCTTCTTTTCGAATGACGACAGTACATTAATCTATTTagatgatttaattttgtatggcAACTCGATCGTTGTTATTGAATTCCCTCTCAGAATCAGCTCTGCTTGTTTGTCtcctagttttatttttatcgcttTGTCCTTTTTGTCTctgaaaatacatattaaaagtgtataagtatttatttttcaaaagtaatttagGGCACCGTTTTACggtaaaattaaagttaactaATTTATATGTGCCAACCGGAGCGGAAGTCCAGATCACCGACTGCCGTAAGAAACGGTCAAATTCATAGAGTGTTTACATTCAGGGCACAAGTaatatgatgatgaagatCATGAACTACCTATAGAACTTGTTAAAGCTGTTGGTTTTcttcacaaacaaataaaataaatgacagaTTACCTGCTATACATGACGACCACTACTGTTTCCTCCCCAGGAGTGACAACTGCCACAGCATCAACAGGCCAAGCCAGGAGAGGCTTCCTCTCAGTACACTGGATCCTCCTGGACCCCCTCTGGATAAACTTGGACACGTGGCCCAGGGCGTAGAACGTTGGTTGCTTGACAAACTCGTTGGCTTCAGGGAAGACTAAGATGGGGGAATCGACGTTATTTTTAGCCCAGTTGGGACCACCATCTTTGTTTAGGCATAGGTTCCAATCAATCCAGCCAACGAGGTTGTGATTCAAGTCCTATAAAAAAGGTAAGGATCATAAATCTTTATATCCCTATTAGCCTCGCACCGCGTCCATGGGAGAATATGGAGTAGTTCTATTCTAGGCCAGGAAACACGCCACAACTACGTACCGTAATAATGTCTTTGATATATCTAACGGCTCGCTCCCATGATCCCAGTATAACCTTTTTCCTTTCCCACGGCTGGGATCCTGAAACAGATTGTGTTTATCATAACAGAAATTCAGAAATCTATTAAGCAACTAGCGACCCGGTACGGCT from Plodia interpunctella isolate USDA-ARS_2022_Savannah chromosome 21, ilPloInte3.2, whole genome shotgun sequence includes the following:
- the LOC128679452 gene encoding apolipoprotein D-like; the encoded protein is MRSLLLFGALLAACHGVYSHTYHLGECPIVEPMPGFEMNRLLGVWYVMQKTSTASHCITYNFTKTPEPGKYEIEQISQHFILGLTPLKHDYKYKGVLTVPDPSVPAKMKVNFPLSVAGSASYIVLSTDYTNYAAIFTCQHLPIGHRRSATILSRTKELDRMYTDKMRQKLSSYGVDPFDLSIISQSDCPHHKQGEGVNINIDPETFSSHNIGEAVRRTGGVIANGVEYVVDAGKKVYHKVADSKEDLTEAPSGKQTRNLNAEAEWLP